A stretch of Lysinibacillus agricola DNA encodes these proteins:
- a CDS encoding bifunctional diguanylate cyclase/phosphodiesterase → MVLPLLLVIPLLGLSNQMFGIFKEESYICLNLIIQTLIIVFTMAIAIQSWLVFSHLLSNQTLYIGNLFFIIALLELVSMVTAQNPMAETQYMEMFLHIVMRLCLSIGFLFIILKQKKRLTMNYRIYTYGSSLLFVLVTLFIVYLSSKYSLLEEQLVYKADAIVHLLSAVLQGATIVILSKYIKQLPKRVMWLISAAIYLIISDIFFIIIKDWESIWGFSALIYQFFAFYFFLKAIYYTTVEKPYQQLLKIKQDLEQSQQELLFQAYHDDITQLPNEHLLLKTLKEDLNANNHQKAIIAIEIDRLAAIRSSIGISYSNKMMKLVAERIQAILPPHYFATKLREGQFIIYVNHVKTCEELLQFCLNLKSAMQKPLQVQLFSLNGNLNIGIALHEEDCSDEEFLMHAQLAMREASQIPQRFLFYKPYMSNGIADRILIEQELHKALANEEFYLDFQPQVNLKTGKIESVEALVRWRHPTRGFVSPELFIPIAEESGLIIPLGKWILETACSQAKTWEEQGLPPMKVAVNLSLGQLFQQDLVQMVQEILQRTNLEPKYLQLEITESMTMNIDQMTQLLHELKALGIQIAVDDFGTGYSSLSYLKDFPIDCLKIDRTFVRNIQHNPNDEALVSMILSMAKHLRLKVVAEGIEEVEQLAFLIDGDCDYIQGYLFSKPISAEQISNNFKDLHNRASDILTKLKYKEDYII, encoded by the coding sequence ATAGTATTACCATTATTGCTAGTCATTCCACTATTAGGTTTAAGTAATCAGATGTTTGGTATTTTTAAGGAAGAAAGCTACATATGTTTGAATTTGATTATACAAACACTAATTATTGTTTTTACAATGGCAATCGCTATTCAATCTTGGCTCGTTTTTTCACATTTATTATCAAATCAAACATTATACATAGGTAATTTATTTTTTATCATAGCTTTGTTGGAATTGGTGAGCATGGTTACCGCTCAAAATCCAATGGCTGAAACACAATATATGGAAATGTTTTTACATATAGTAATGCGTTTGTGCTTATCAATCGGTTTTCTATTTATTATTTTAAAGCAAAAAAAACGCTTAACGATGAATTATCGAATTTATACATATGGCAGTTCTTTATTATTTGTATTAGTGACCCTTTTTATAGTGTATTTATCTTCAAAGTATTCCTTGCTTGAAGAGCAATTGGTGTATAAAGCTGACGCGATTGTCCATCTATTGTCTGCTGTCTTACAAGGTGCAACGATAGTGATTTTAAGTAAGTATATAAAACAGTTGCCCAAACGAGTTATGTGGCTTATTAGCGCTGCCATTTATTTAATCATTAGTGATATTTTCTTTATTATCATTAAAGATTGGGAATCTATTTGGGGCTTTTCAGCACTTATTTATCAATTTTTTGCATTCTACTTTTTCCTAAAAGCAATCTATTATACAACGGTCGAAAAACCGTATCAGCAACTATTAAAAATAAAGCAAGACCTTGAGCAATCGCAGCAGGAGCTTCTCTTTCAAGCTTATCATGATGATATTACGCAGCTCCCAAATGAACATCTATTATTAAAAACCTTAAAAGAGGATTTAAATGCCAATAATCATCAAAAAGCAATCATTGCAATTGAGATTGATCGTCTTGCAGCCATCCGCTCATCTATAGGTATTAGCTATTCTAATAAAATGATGAAGCTAGTGGCCGAGAGAATACAAGCCATATTACCTCCTCATTATTTTGCTACAAAGCTTCGTGAGGGTCAGTTCATTATTTATGTTAATCATGTGAAGACATGTGAAGAGCTATTACAATTTTGCTTGAACTTAAAAAGTGCTATGCAAAAACCATTGCAAGTACAACTATTTTCACTCAATGGTAATCTTAATATTGGAATTGCTTTGCATGAAGAAGATTGCTCAGATGAAGAGTTTTTAATGCATGCTCAGTTAGCGATGCGGGAAGCGAGTCAAATACCTCAAAGATTTCTTTTTTATAAGCCATATATGTCAAATGGCATTGCTGATCGTATATTAATTGAGCAAGAGCTCCATAAGGCACTAGCTAATGAAGAATTTTATTTGGACTTCCAGCCTCAGGTGAATTTAAAAACTGGCAAAATTGAATCAGTAGAAGCGCTAGTGCGATGGCGTCATCCAACGCGTGGATTTGTTTCACCGGAGTTGTTCATCCCAATTGCAGAAGAATCTGGCCTTATTATTCCATTAGGGAAATGGATTTTAGAGACGGCATGCTCTCAAGCAAAGACATGGGAAGAGCAAGGTTTACCACCAATGAAGGTTGCCGTTAATTTATCTCTCGGGCAATTATTCCAGCAAGATTTAGTGCAAATGGTGCAAGAGATTTTACAACGAACAAATTTAGAACCAAAATATTTACAATTAGAAATCACGGAAAGTATGACAATGAATATCGATCAAATGACACAGCTACTGCATGAACTAAAGGCACTTGGTATCCAAATTGCTGTCGATGACTTTGGAACAGGGTATTCGTCGCTTTCATATTTAAAAGATTTTCCTATTGATTGTTTGAAAATTGACCGGACGTTTGTTCGAAATATTCAGCATAATCCGAATGATGAAGCACTAGTTTCTATGATTTTATCAATGGCAAAGCATTTGCGATTGAAGGTCGTTGCCGAGGGAATTGAAGAAGTAGAGCAACTTGCTTTCCTTATTGACGGTGATTGCGATTATATTCAGGGCTATTTATTTAGTAAGCCGATTTCTGCTGAACAAATTTCCAATAACTTCAAAGATTTGCACAATCGAGCAAGTGATATTTTAACAAAGCTTAAATATAAAGAGGATTACATAATTTAA
- a CDS encoding sigma-70 family RNA polymerase sigma factor encodes MTIQRNNQKLSPEQPFDEVLELVQPMITSILLKCQIYKDFEYYRHIASIAVWEAWHKADPSKGLFSAYIYTTVKGEILKELSKEKSFENMNTPMDNETINYIRDHEMSERNPVLIECIMSHLKFEERKILLLFYVEGYSYSEIAKELCLSEAAVKKRRTRIMIKLRKLLSSIDE; translated from the coding sequence ATGACAATACAGCGTAATAATCAAAAGCTATCACCTGAACAACCTTTTGATGAAGTATTAGAATTAGTCCAGCCGATGATAACGTCGATTTTGTTAAAGTGCCAAATTTATAAGGATTTTGAGTATTATCGTCATATAGCATCCATAGCCGTGTGGGAGGCTTGGCATAAAGCGGACCCATCAAAAGGGCTATTTTCCGCTTATATTTATACAACCGTTAAAGGAGAAATTTTAAAAGAACTTTCAAAGGAAAAGAGTTTTGAAAATATGAACACACCTATGGATAATGAAACGATAAATTATATTCGAGATCATGAAATGAGTGAAAGAAATCCTGTTCTTATAGAATGTATTATGTCTCATTTAAAATTTGAAGAAAGAAAAATACTACTACTTTTCTATGTAGAAGGTTATAGTTACTCGGAAATAGCTAAAGAACTATGTTTATCTGAGGCTGCAGTAAAAAAAAGACGTACAAGAATAATGATTAAGCTCCGTAAGCTGCTATCTTCTATAGACGAATAG